In the genome of Sulfuricella sp., one region contains:
- a CDS encoding flavin prenyltransferase UbiX — protein sequence MNPAQTITLAFTGASGMPYAMRLLESLLAADKTVYLLYSQAAQIVAQQEMGLTLPSSSREVQHLLREQHQHLPGKLLVFGRDEWFAPIASGTSVADAMVVCPCTMGTLAAIAAGMSDNLIERAADVSLKEQRKLILVPRETPFSAIHLENMLKLARLGTVILPANPGFYHHPASVQDLVDFVVARILDQLNIPHQLMQRWGESLP from the coding sequence ATGAATCCTGCCCAGACCATCACCCTTGCATTCACCGGCGCATCCGGCATGCCCTACGCCATGCGCCTGCTGGAATCCCTGCTGGCCGCGGACAAAACAGTCTACCTGCTCTACTCACAGGCAGCGCAAATCGTGGCTCAGCAGGAAATGGGGCTCACTCTCCCTTCCAGCAGCCGCGAGGTTCAACATCTGTTGCGCGAACAACACCAGCACTTACCCGGCAAACTCCTGGTTTTCGGTCGCGACGAATGGTTCGCGCCCATCGCATCCGGCACCAGCGTTGCTGACGCCATGGTGGTGTGCCCCTGCACCATGGGCACCCTGGCGGCCATTGCCGCGGGCATGAGCGACAACCTGATCGAACGTGCCGCTGACGTCAGCCTGAAAGAACAGCGCAAGCTGATCCTGGTACCCCGGGAGACGCCGTTTTCCGCCATTCACCTCGAGAACATGCTCAAACTGGCACGCCTCGGCACCGTCATCTTGCCAGCGAATCCTGGCTTTTATCACCATCCCGCCAGCGTGCAGGATCTGGTGGATTTCGTGGTGGCGCGCATTCTTGACCAGCTCAATATCCCCCATCAGCTCATGCAGCGTTGGGGAGAATCCCTCCCCTGA
- a CDS encoding iron-sulfur cluster assembly accessory protein yields the protein MVKITAEAALQVQNAAAQAGAEGMALRIAAKRDYEGAIEYGMGFDEQADDDMLIESEGLKLLVAKQSQALLGGAILDFVEMSPGNFQFIFINPNDTAGSSCGSGGGKSSGGCGGCGGGGGGCH from the coding sequence ATGGTAAAAATAACTGCTGAAGCCGCTTTACAAGTTCAGAACGCTGCCGCTCAGGCGGGCGCAGAAGGCATGGCGCTAAGAATTGCTGCGAAGCGTGATTATGAAGGCGCTATCGAGTATGGAATGGGATTCGATGAGCAGGCCGATGATGACATGCTGATTGAATCAGAAGGTCTTAAATTGCTGGTGGCCAAGCAAAGCCAGGCGCTTCTTGGCGGAGCAATACTGGATTTCGTGGAAATGAGCCCTGGTAATTTCCAGTTCATATTCATTAATCCCAATGACACAGCCGGCTCTTCCTGCGGAAGCGGTGGCGGTAAATCCAGCGGCGGTTGCGGTGGTTGCGGTGGAGGTGGAGGCGGTTGCCACTAA
- a CDS encoding NusG domain II-containing protein translates to MNRGLKAGDWLAILAGMMLVAYLFLTFWGGSKGTSLIIRSGGKIVEETDLTRNRNFEISGPLGTTLITVENHRVRVASDPSPRQYCVKQGWISRAGEAALCLPNQVSVELLGAARHYDSLSY, encoded by the coding sequence ATGAACCGGGGGTTAAAAGCCGGGGACTGGCTGGCCATTCTCGCAGGCATGATGCTGGTTGCTTACCTGTTCCTGACATTTTGGGGTGGAAGCAAAGGCACCAGCCTGATCATTCGCAGTGGCGGCAAGATCGTGGAAGAAACGGATTTGACGCGCAACCGGAACTTTGAAATCAGCGGGCCGCTCGGCACCACGCTGATTACTGTCGAGAATCATCGTGTCCGCGTCGCCAGCGACCCCAGCCCGCGTCAATACTGCGTCAAACAGGGCTGGATCTCACGTGCGGGAGAAGCCGCCCTGTGCCTTCCCAACCAGGTCAGCGTGGAACTGCTCGGTGCTGCCAGACATTATGACTCACTCAGTTATTAA
- a CDS encoding 4Fe-4S dicluster domain-containing protein, translated as MDKTNDDKPSDGSRRQFIGYGAAMAGLAIAPGVTLFDLAHGRAPEEAASNKVRWGMLIDTGKCASGCNDCVSACGKENGFSGSRETDSQWIRKVEIKDLRNGQSHSLPMMCQHCEHPPCVDVCPTGASFKRADGIVLVDRHICIGCRYCMMACPYKARSFVHEELHDQNPDVPRGKGCVESCTLCVHRVDKGGQPACAEACSEAGHNAILFGDLNDQNSEISKRVTKLATTQVRADLGLNVGIRYQGI; from the coding sequence GTGGACAAAACCAATGATGATAAGCCGAGCGACGGGAGCCGCCGCCAGTTTATCGGTTATGGCGCTGCCATGGCAGGTCTGGCGATAGCACCAGGCGTCACTTTGTTTGATCTGGCCCATGGCCGTGCTCCCGAAGAGGCAGCATCCAACAAGGTACGCTGGGGCATGCTGATCGATACTGGAAAGTGTGCAAGCGGATGCAATGACTGTGTATCGGCCTGTGGCAAGGAGAATGGTTTCTCCGGTTCCCGCGAAACTGATTCTCAGTGGATTCGCAAGGTTGAAATCAAGGACCTGCGCAACGGACAATCGCACAGTTTGCCCATGATGTGCCAGCACTGCGAGCATCCGCCATGTGTTGACGTATGTCCGACAGGCGCGTCTTTCAAGCGCGCTGACGGCATTGTTTTGGTGGACCGTCATATCTGTATCGGCTGCCGGTATTGCATGATGGCGTGCCCATACAAAGCGCGTTCTTTCGTGCATGAAGAATTGCATGATCAGAATCCCGACGTGCCACGCGGCAAGGGCTGTGTGGAGTCCTGCACGCTGTGTGTTCACCGTGTTGACAAAGGGGGGCAGCCAGCTTGTGCCGAGGCCTGTTCCGAAGCAGGGCATAACGCAATCCTGTTTGGGGACCTGAACGATCAGAACAGTGAAATTTCCAAACGTGTTACGAAGCTTGCGACAACTCAGGTGCGTGCTGATCTGGGCCTTAATGTTGGCATTCGTTATCAGGGAATATAA
- a CDS encoding NAD(P)-binding protein, with protein sequence MSASSEEMKDTKLNYRRYKDGQNTNDWRQLQDKFFQAGWTHKCPEYVLSTPPCQGSCPAGEDIRGYLNIVRGIEKPPKDSNWQTYAFQRITQANPFPSVMGRVCPAPCESGCNRNQVDDFVGINSVEHFVGDYAIANKLTLPQAGASTGKKVALIGGGPASMSAAYQLRMKGHACTIFDDHAHLGGMMRYGIPGFRTPREVLDAEIQRIIDLGVEVKLNTRIGVDVTLEQLEKDYDAIFLGMGAQSGRMLPVPGFDAANCVNAMAFLRAFNDGRLQHVGKRVVVIGGGDTSIDVATVARRLGNITVATESDRPEHIIAGQVAHDVAAVSAREGAEVILVSRAAIDKMNANKHEIEQALAEGIEIIGGVTPISVIKGADGRATALRVAEFEVVKGETIIKTGTEKDIPADLIVSAIGQAVDFTGFDGFDNGKGLISANKNYEVPNKKGYFVGGDVIRPHLLTTAIGHGSIAAESIDVYLKGEAQDKRPKIDVHHWDLVRKLVETEHAPAGFKAADKEELVKAEKFAKDIDLGLRGTDSAKYAVHNFEDRSDKYVIPSNELFLGHFPFVARNKREHITLNAAQALGHFEERLMKLDDKQVVAEAKRCMSCGLCFECDNCVVYCPQVAVFKVKRTDSTTGRYVDTDYSKCIGCHICADVCPTGYIKMGMGE encoded by the coding sequence ATGTCCGCCTCATCCGAAGAAATGAAAGACACGAAACTGAACTACCGCCGTTACAAAGATGGTCAGAACACAAACGATTGGCGTCAGCTGCAGGACAAGTTTTTCCAGGCAGGCTGGACTCATAAGTGCCCTGAATATGTGCTTTCCACCCCCCCATGCCAGGGCAGCTGCCCCGCAGGTGAGGATATCCGCGGATACCTCAATATTGTACGTGGCATTGAAAAACCGCCAAAAGATAGCAACTGGCAGACCTATGCTTTCCAGCGCATTACCCAGGCTAACCCATTTCCATCCGTGATGGGCCGTGTTTGCCCGGCGCCATGCGAAAGCGGCTGTAACCGTAACCAGGTCGATGACTTTGTGGGCATCAACTCGGTTGAGCACTTTGTCGGCGATTATGCGATTGCCAACAAGCTGACGCTGCCACAGGCTGGCGCCAGCACCGGTAAAAAAGTAGCGCTGATCGGTGGCGGCCCTGCCTCCATGTCGGCAGCTTACCAGTTGCGCATGAAAGGCCATGCCTGCACGATTTTTGATGACCATGCCCATCTGGGTGGCATGATGCGCTACGGTATTCCAGGCTTCCGTACTCCACGTGAAGTGCTTGATGCGGAAATCCAGCGCATTATTGATCTGGGCGTTGAAGTGAAATTGAATACCCGGATTGGCGTGGATGTCACGCTGGAGCAACTGGAAAAAGATTACGACGCGATTTTCCTGGGTATGGGCGCACAATCTGGCCGCATGCTACCAGTCCCGGGTTTTGATGCAGCCAACTGCGTGAACGCAATGGCTTTCCTCCGTGCCTTCAATGATGGCCGTCTGCAACACGTTGGCAAGCGCGTGGTGGTGATTGGCGGTGGCGATACCTCAATCGACGTGGCTACGGTAGCCCGCCGTCTGGGTAACATCACAGTGGCGACCGAGTCTGACCGTCCCGAGCATATCATTGCTGGTCAGGTTGCTCACGACGTGGCCGCAGTTTCTGCCCGCGAAGGAGCCGAGGTTATTCTTGTTTCGCGTGCGGCTATCGACAAGATGAACGCCAACAAGCATGAAATCGAACAGGCGCTGGCCGAAGGTATCGAAATTATTGGCGGCGTGACCCCGATTTCGGTAATTAAAGGCGCTGATGGCCGTGCTACTGCGCTGCGTGTGGCCGAGTTTGAAGTCGTTAAGGGTGAAACCATTATCAAGACGGGTACGGAAAAGGATATTCCCGCTGATCTTATCGTTTCTGCAATTGGCCAGGCTGTCGATTTCACTGGCTTTGACGGTTTTGACAACGGTAAGGGCCTGATTAGCGCCAACAAGAATTACGAAGTACCGAACAAGAAAGGTTACTTTGTCGGTGGCGACGTAATTCGTCCTCATCTCCTGACTACTGCTATCGGCCATGGCTCCATTGCAGCTGAGAGCATCGACGTGTATCTGAAGGGTGAGGCACAGGACAAGCGGCCGAAGATCGATGTGCACCACTGGGATCTGGTGCGCAAACTGGTTGAAACCGAACATGCGCCTGCTGGCTTTAAAGCTGCCGACAAGGAAGAACTTGTTAAGGCTGAAAAATTTGCCAAGGACATCGATCTGGGTCTTCGTGGCACAGATAGCGCAAAATACGCAGTGCATAACTTCGAGGATCGCTCGGACAAATACGTGATTCCTTCCAATGAATTGTTCCTTGGCCACTTCCCGTTTGTTGCGCGCAACAAACGGGAACACATCACGCTGAATGCCGCGCAGGCACTGGGCCATTTCGAAGAGCGTTTAATGAAGCTCGACGACAAGCAGGTCGTGGCGGAAGCAAAGCGTTGCATGAGCTGCGGTTTGTGCTTTGAATGTGACAACTGTGTGGTGTATTGCCCGCAAGTGGCTGTGTTCAAGGTCAAGCGTACTGACTCCACTACTGGTCGCTATGTTGATACCGACTACTCCAAGTGCATCGGCTGCCATATCTGTGCAGACGTGTGTCCGACTGGGTACATCAAAATGGGTATGGGTGAGTAA
- a CDS encoding Gx transporter family protein — translation MTHSVIKLPASQEDHRIARMAAFAIGLSLAEAALPSPLPGIKPGLANIITLLVLQRFGWRAAAWVSLLRVMAGSLLLGTFLTPGFVLSFSGALISLLVLGAACKLPSDTFGPVTHSILAAFAHIAAQLGVVYFWLIPHAGVLYLAPVFAAAALLFGIVNGLIAVRLLDEPRHPPLPIQT, via the coding sequence ATGACTCACTCAGTTATTAAGCTTCCTGCCAGCCAGGAAGATCACCGTATTGCGCGCATGGCCGCATTCGCCATCGGGCTGTCTCTGGCGGAAGCCGCACTACCCTCGCCACTGCCCGGTATCAAGCCCGGCCTGGCCAACATCATCACGCTACTGGTGTTGCAACGCTTCGGCTGGCGTGCGGCTGCCTGGGTTTCCCTGCTGCGCGTCATGGCCGGAAGTCTTCTGCTTGGCACATTTCTCACGCCTGGTTTTGTCCTGAGCTTTTCTGGCGCGCTGATCAGCCTGCTCGTGCTGGGGGCCGCATGCAAGCTGCCTTCCGACACTTTCGGGCCGGTCACCCATAGCATCCTGGCCGCATTCGCCCATATTGCCGCACAACTGGGCGTGGTCTATTTCTGGCTTATCCCGCATGCCGGTGTGCTTTATCTGGCACCGGTATTTGCCGCTGCGGCACTGCTGTTCGGCATCGTCAACGGACTGATTGCGGTCCGCCTCCTTGACGAGCCGCGCCATCCGCCTTTACCGATACAGACATGA
- a CDS encoding cyclic nucleotide-binding domain-containing protein — translation MPSKVEKPARIKGNKKKQNPDLAVFLARQYLCQPLKTSEIKTLLKYLTLRQFNEGDILADIGEVGEALYLVVQGEIALVVAEKKKEYEIVREGPGEMLGIMSFFDRKPRSVRLVARAPDTQVLRLSRAMYKRMKVEHPFIAINLVEHALINLDRLFRKVSNDFAQFAHHLYGTGK, via the coding sequence ATGCCGAGCAAGGTTGAAAAACCGGCGCGCATCAAGGGAAACAAAAAGAAACAGAACCCGGACCTCGCGGTGTTCTTGGCTCGTCAGTACCTATGCCAGCCACTCAAAACTTCAGAAATCAAGACCTTGCTTAAATATCTGACACTGCGCCAGTTTAATGAAGGCGATATCCTGGCGGATATCGGCGAGGTGGGTGAGGCGCTCTATCTGGTTGTGCAGGGTGAAATTGCGCTGGTGGTGGCAGAAAAGAAAAAGGAATACGAGATCGTGCGCGAGGGGCCGGGAGAAATGCTTGGCATCATGTCGTTCTTCGATCGCAAGCCCCGTTCCGTGAGGCTGGTTGCGCGCGCCCCGGACACTCAGGTGTTGCGCCTCTCTCGTGCCATGTATAAGCGTATGAAAGTGGAACATCCCTTTATCGCCATCAACTTGGTGGAACATGCCCTGATCAATCTTGACCGCTTGTTCCGCAAGGTGAGCAATGATTTCGCCCAGTTTGCACATCATTTGTATGGGACGGGCAAGTAA
- a CDS encoding surface-adhesin E family protein, which translates to MKPAVLIFLLLLSLPATAADWIRVRPLAEGDQYFYDRSKLYINGDEITYWKKVAFRKPATVKGQAAVSGLYRERIHCAEHTLKLISYLLYAGDGNTIEYIASHEGESAPIIPDTVGDVFEKTVCELVRQKQEATRRKAVDEAGEAESGKVKPAPLPGKSGEDSTPPAEKAVLPDQAEKAAIPAASPPPAVVN; encoded by the coding sequence ATGAAACCAGCCGTTCTGATCTTCCTGCTGCTGCTGAGCCTGCCCGCCACTGCGGCGGACTGGATCAGGGTCCGCCCGCTGGCGGAAGGCGACCAGTATTTTTACGACCGCTCCAAGCTTTACATCAATGGCGATGAAATCACCTACTGGAAGAAGGTGGCATTCAGAAAACCGGCAACGGTAAAGGGCCAGGCTGCTGTGAGTGGCCTTTATCGTGAACGCATTCACTGCGCCGAACACACGCTGAAGCTGATCAGTTACCTGCTTTATGCTGGCGATGGCAACACCATCGAGTATATCGCCAGTCACGAAGGTGAATCCGCCCCCATCATTCCCGACACGGTAGGAGATGTCTTCGAAAAGACCGTATGCGAACTGGTGCGGCAAAAGCAGGAAGCCACGCGGCGAAAAGCGGTAGATGAGGCCGGGGAAGCCGAAAGCGGCAAAGTAAAGCCGGCTCCACTGCCTGGGAAGTCAGGCGAAGATTCCACGCCGCCAGCAGAAAAGGCGGTGCTACCGGATCAAGCGGAAAAGGCGGCCATTCCAGCGGCTTCCCCTCCTCCTGCGGTGGTGAATTAG
- the nrfD gene encoding NrfD/PsrC family molybdoenzyme membrane anchor subunit → MNIDAFRKIEGRAFYALAGLLGLVALIGLGAAHYMETHGHVVTGMNNQIVWGLPHVFAIFMIVAASGVLNIASIGSVFGKPVYKARAPLSGLLAIALLAGGLTVLMLDLGRPDRLIVAMTHFNFKSIFALNVILYTGFFAIVAIYIWTMMDRKMYAYSKYAGFSAFIWRLALTTATGSIFGFLVARQAYNSAILAPMFIIMSFSFGLAVFILVQSFMYAWNGMKLDPAILRRMKNLLATFAGAVLYFTIVYHLTNLYFAKQASFERFILLDGGVFTNLFWVGHILIGTLIPIGLLLHPTIGAKLKTVLLASSLIILGGFAQLYVLLIGGQAFPLDIFPGMQVSSSFFDGAIQHYSPTLPEFLLGLGGLGIALLITTIAVRVLNFLPRDDAHHSSKVAATD, encoded by the coding sequence ATGAATATTGACGCATTTCGTAAAATTGAGGGGCGTGCTTTTTACGCGCTTGCCGGCTTGCTTGGTCTGGTTGCCCTGATTGGGCTGGGGGCTGCCCATTATATGGAAACACATGGTCACGTCGTGACCGGGATGAACAACCAAATCGTGTGGGGCCTGCCTCATGTGTTTGCAATTTTCATGATCGTCGCAGCATCGGGCGTCCTTAACATTGCTTCGATTGGTTCCGTGTTTGGCAAACCTGTTTACAAGGCTCGTGCGCCACTCTCCGGCCTTCTCGCCATTGCATTGCTGGCTGGCGGCCTGACCGTGCTGATGCTGGATCTAGGCCGTCCGGATCGTCTGATCGTTGCGATGACCCATTTCAACTTCAAGTCGATTTTTGCGCTCAATGTGATTTTGTACACCGGCTTTTTTGCCATCGTGGCCATATATATCTGGACCATGATGGACCGGAAAATGTATGCATACTCGAAATATGCAGGTTTCTCCGCTTTTATCTGGCGTCTGGCACTGACCACGGCAACCGGCTCCATCTTTGGTTTTCTGGTCGCCCGGCAAGCATATAATTCAGCGATTCTCGCGCCCATGTTCATTATCATGTCATTTTCATTCGGTCTGGCAGTGTTCATTCTGGTCCAATCTTTCATGTATGCATGGAATGGCATGAAGCTTGACCCAGCGATTCTGCGCCGCATGAAGAATCTGCTGGCTACATTTGCCGGAGCGGTACTCTACTTCACCATTGTCTACCATCTTACAAATCTTTATTTCGCCAAGCAGGCCAGCTTCGAGAGATTCATACTGCTTGATGGCGGGGTGTTCACGAATCTATTCTGGGTTGGACATATTCTGATTGGTACCTTGATTCCGATTGGACTGCTTCTGCACCCCACCATTGGCGCCAAGCTGAAAACGGTGCTCCTGGCGTCTTCATTGATTATTCTGGGTGGATTTGCGCAGCTGTATGTTCTTCTTATCGGTGGACAGGCATTTCCGCTCGATATATTTCCGGGAATGCAGGTAAGCAGCTCATTCTTTGACGGCGCTATTCAGCACTACAGCCCAACACTGCCTGAATTCCTGCTTGGCCTGGGAGGATTGGGAATTGCGTTGCTGATCACTACCATTGCGGTACGAGTGCTTAATTTTTTGCCACGGGATGATGCACATCATTCCAGCAAGGTGGCTGCCACCGACTAA
- a CDS encoding cobyrinate a,c-diamide synthase, whose protein sequence is MSRLLISAAHKSSGKTTVSIGLCSALTQRGLNIQPFKKGPDYIDPMWLGAASGRPCRNLDFYLMAREEIVATVQQYAVGADLSLIEGNKGLYDGLDLDGSNSNAALAELLHAPVVLVIDARGMTRGIAPLILGYQAFDPDIRIAGVILNNLGGARHESKLRAVIEHYTDVPVLGAVHHDSRLQITERHLGLMPSNESSEALKHIQEIGRVVGGQVDLDSLIKISASAPALEPVAFKLDTLDIAVPSELKLRIGVARDQSFGFYYADDLQALRAAGAEIVNVDTLHDEKLPEQLDGLFIGGGFPELFMEQLEQNISLRQQIHAAIESGLPVYAECGGLMYLARSLSWQGKTCKMVGVIPADVVMHGKPVGRGYVRVRSTGRCQWPGEEPGRELLAHEFHYSSLENVETDLKYAFEVRRGHGIDGKNDGIVYKNLLACYTHFRSLHSYNWAKRFVEFVREVKSRDNSKVCMD, encoded by the coding sequence ATGTCACGCCTGCTAATCTCTGCGGCTCACAAATCCTCCGGCAAAACAACCGTCAGTATTGGCCTGTGTTCTGCCCTCACGCAACGTGGTCTCAATATCCAGCCTTTCAAGAAAGGCCCGGATTACATTGATCCGATGTGGCTAGGCGCTGCAAGTGGACGTCCGTGCCGCAATCTGGATTTTTACCTGATGGCGCGCGAAGAGATTGTTGCCACGGTCCAGCAATACGCTGTCGGGGCCGATCTGAGCCTGATCGAAGGGAACAAGGGCCTGTATGACGGGCTTGACCTTGATGGCAGCAACAGTAATGCCGCACTGGCTGAATTGCTGCATGCGCCTGTGGTGCTGGTCATTGATGCGCGCGGCATGACGCGTGGAATAGCGCCGCTGATCCTGGGTTATCAGGCTTTTGATCCTGACATCCGCATTGCGGGCGTAATTCTCAATAATCTGGGTGGCGCAAGGCATGAAAGCAAGCTGCGCGCGGTGATTGAGCACTACACCGATGTTCCGGTTCTGGGCGCCGTTCACCATGATTCCCGCTTGCAGATAACCGAGCGGCACCTTGGATTGATGCCCAGCAATGAGTCCAGCGAAGCGTTAAAGCATATTCAGGAGATAGGCCGGGTGGTAGGTGGACAGGTTGATCTCGATTCCCTGATAAAAATTTCGGCAAGCGCCCCAGCTCTGGAACCGGTCGCTTTCAAGCTGGACACGCTGGATATTGCCGTGCCTTCGGAGCTTAAACTACGGATAGGTGTCGCGCGGGATCAGTCTTTTGGCTTTTACTACGCGGATGACCTGCAGGCTCTGCGCGCTGCCGGAGCCGAGATTGTCAATGTCGATACACTTCACGATGAGAAATTGCCGGAACAACTGGACGGATTATTCATCGGTGGCGGCTTCCCGGAGTTGTTCATGGAACAGCTCGAACAGAACATCAGCCTACGTCAGCAAATACATGCAGCAATCGAATCAGGATTGCCTGTCTATGCTGAATGTGGCGGATTGATGTATCTGGCGCGTAGTTTGTCATGGCAAGGCAAAACCTGCAAAATGGTTGGCGTCATTCCGGCGGACGTGGTTATGCACGGCAAACCGGTGGGGCGTGGTTATGTCCGCGTGCGTTCAACAGGAAGATGCCAGTGGCCGGGAGAAGAGCCCGGACGTGAGTTGCTGGCTCATGAATTTCACTACTCGAGCCTGGAAAATGTCGAAACTGACCTCAAATATGCGTTTGAAGTCCGGCGTGGGCACGGCATTGATGGTAAAAATGACGGTATTGTGTACAAGAACCTGCTTGCCTGCTACACGCACTTTCGCTCTCTCCATAGCTACAATTGGGCGAAGCGCTTCGTGGAGTTTGTCCGGGAAGTTAAGTCCCGGGACAATAGCAAGGTATGTATGGATTAA
- the rapZ gene encoding RNase adapter RapZ, with protein MQLILVSGLSGSGKSIALNVLEDSSYFCVDNLPLPLLTETAHYLLDSGVKQAAISVDSRSSSDLNQLPQSITNLRQKGLDVRVLFLEAKTDELVKRFSETRRRHPLSDQGRTLTECIEREQEQLEAVSDLGHRMDTSEISPNTLRAWIKDFIKLDRSRLTLLFQSFGFKHGIPLDADFVFDVRCLPNPHYDPVLRPLTGKDAEVRTFLQKDPMVQKMLGDISRFAADWLPCFIRDNRSYLTIALGCTGGQHRSVFFAETLATQFTSEYQVLIRHRELT; from the coding sequence ATGCAACTCATCCTGGTCAGCGGCTTATCCGGTTCGGGTAAAAGCATCGCCCTCAATGTTCTCGAGGACAGCAGTTATTTTTGCGTCGACAACCTTCCTCTGCCACTGCTCACCGAGACTGCCCACTACCTGCTTGACAGCGGCGTCAAGCAGGCCGCGATCAGCGTCGATTCACGCAGCAGCAGCGACCTCAACCAGCTGCCGCAGAGCATCACAAATTTACGCCAGAAAGGGCTGGACGTGCGCGTGCTGTTCCTGGAAGCCAAGACCGATGAACTGGTCAAACGCTTCAGCGAAACCAGGCGCCGCCACCCCCTGAGCGATCAGGGCCGCACACTCACGGAATGCATCGAACGTGAACAGGAACAGCTTGAGGCAGTCAGTGACCTCGGCCACCGCATGGATACCAGCGAAATATCGCCCAACACCCTGCGTGCCTGGATCAAGGATTTCATTAAGCTCGACCGCTCCCGGCTGACACTGTTGTTCCAGTCATTCGGCTTCAAGCATGGCATACCGCTGGACGCCGATTTCGTGTTCGATGTCCGCTGTCTTCCCAACCCGCATTACGATCCGGTCCTGCGCCCGCTCACCGGCAAGGATGCGGAGGTCCGGACATTTTTGCAGAAAGACCCCATGGTGCAAAAAATGCTGGGCGACATCAGCCGCTTCGCGGCCGACTGGCTGCCCTGTTTCATTCGCGACAATCGCAGTTATTTAACCATTGCCCTGGGGTGCACGGGCGGACAGCACCGTTCTGTATTCTTTGCAGAAACGCTGGCCACCCAGTTCACCAGCGAGTATCAGGTGCTGATCAGGCATCGTGAGCTGACATGA
- the hprK gene encoding HPr(Ser) kinase/phosphatase — MPQISVNQLFADKGDKLGLAWVAGKGGGNKLLTSDTVQKLSLALIGYLNFVHPNRVQVLGCAEMDYLRSLTPEALNQSVNNLFSTELAAIIVANGESVPQLLKEAADRTLTPLFTSQEQSPDMMNVLRHYLAQVLAESTVRHGVFMEVQGMGLLITGDSAVGKSELALELITRGHRLVADDVVEFYQVSPDTLEGRCPVMLQDFLEVRGLGVLDIRALFGENAVKLKKNLRLIVHLEKLTEKTMSLDRLQIDAYSQQILDTTIPEVRIPVAAGRNIAVLVEVAARNHILQLRGINSTQQFIERHDRMMAEDKFAN, encoded by the coding sequence ATGCCGCAAATAAGCGTTAATCAGCTTTTTGCGGACAAGGGCGACAAGCTCGGCCTGGCGTGGGTGGCCGGCAAAGGGGGCGGAAACAAGCTGCTGACCAGCGACACGGTACAGAAACTCTCACTGGCGCTGATCGGCTACCTCAATTTCGTGCATCCCAACCGCGTACAGGTACTGGGCTGCGCGGAAATGGATTACTTGCGCAGCCTGACGCCGGAAGCCCTGAACCAGTCCGTCAACAATCTGTTCAGCACCGAGCTGGCGGCAATCATTGTCGCCAACGGGGAAAGCGTGCCCCAATTGCTCAAGGAGGCGGCCGACCGCACCCTGACGCCGCTGTTCACCTCTCAGGAACAGAGTCCCGACATGATGAACGTACTGCGCCATTACCTGGCGCAAGTGCTGGCAGAATCCACGGTGCGCCATGGCGTATTCATGGAAGTGCAGGGAATGGGCTTGCTGATTACCGGCGACAGCGCCGTGGGAAAAAGCGAGCTTGCGCTGGAACTGATTACGCGCGGCCACCGCCTGGTGGCAGACGATGTGGTGGAGTTCTACCAGGTATCTCCCGACACCCTTGAAGGCCGCTGCCCGGTCATGCTGCAAGACTTTCTCGAAGTGCGCGGACTCGGTGTGCTGGATATCCGCGCGCTGTTCGGAGAAAACGCGGTCAAGCTGAAAAAGAATCTCCGGCTGATCGTGCATCTGGAAAAATTGACTGAAAAAACCATGTCCCTGGACCGATTGCAGATCGATGCCTACTCGCAGCAGATTCTCGACACCACCATCCCCGAAGTACGCATCCCGGTGGCGGCTGGCCGCAATATCGCGGTGCTGGTCGAAGTTGCGGCGCGCAATCACATCCTGCAACTGCGCGGCATCAATAGCACCCAGCAGTTCATTGAGCGCCATGACCGCATGATGGCCGAAGACAAGTTCGCCAACTGA